Within Sorangiineae bacterium MSr11367, the genomic segment CGACGTGGCGCTCGTCGGCGTGGCGCCCGAGAAGGCGCTTTCTTCGAGCACCACCTTCGGGGGCGGCGACTCCCCCTTGGCTTTGGGCGGCGCTGCATCCGCGGCGTCCGATGCCGCCGGCGCCGGCGCTTCCGTCTTGGGCGCTTCCTTCGGCGTTTCCGCCTTGGGGGGCTCCTTCGCCGTTTCCGTCTTGCTTGGTTCCTCCGGTGCCTTGTTGCATGCGACCAGTGCCGCAAGCACCACCCACAACGCTGCGCGCTTCATGCGCAGGAACTCTAGATCAGCACGCGCGTCTGGACGAATTCGCGGATCTTGGCGTTGACCAACTCGTGCTGCTCCAGCGCCGCGACGTGGGTGCCGTTCTTCAGCACCACCAGCTCCGCGTCGGGGATGGTCTTGGCCATCGACTCGGCGAGGAAGGCGGGCGTGAAGGTGTCCCGCTCGCCCGTGAGGATCAACGTGGGCACGTCGATCTGCGCGAGAAAGTCGCCCGCGGTGTGCTCACCGGCGGCGCGCAGCATGCGCAGAAACAACGGAAGCTCGACGTGCGGCACGTGCTGCAGGTACGGCATGATGTCCTCGCGCGACACTTGCCCGAGATCGATCTCGCCGATTTTCGCAGCCACGTTGAAGGCTAGCTCCGGAGGGATGCGCGACCAAAGGGCACGCACCAACTCGGGGCGCTTGAGCGCCAGGTCGAGCAGCTTGGGTAACACCATGTCGAGTACAGGTAGCCCCTTGAAGGTGCTCGTCAGCTTTCCGAACGTCCCGCAGATCAGAACCAATCCGCGTACGCCCTTCGGATGACGCCGATATCCTTCGAGAACCACCTGACAACCCATGGAGTGGCCCACGAGCACCGCCGGAGGATCACCAACTTTACGCCGAACGGCCATCAGATCGTCCGCGTGGGCGGCCACGTCGATCCGGTCCGGATCGTGCGGGGCCCCACTGCGACCGTGGCCTCGGTAATGCCAATGAGTAAGGGGCACGATCTCAGCGAGATCGTTCCATAAGTACTTCCAGATGAAGCCGTCGCAGAGAATGCCGTCGCAGAGAAAGACACGAAGATCCGGCATCCCGCCCGTCCCAGGAACATCAGGGCCATCAGGGGGGGATGCCATCGTCCGCGAGCGGACAAAAAGCTTCGTGTCGTCGTCAGCTACGGCGATGGTCTGCTCCTCCGGGCCGGATTGGCCCGTCTGCGTGGCTTCGATTTGCACGGGAGCGCGTTACA encodes:
- a CDS encoding alpha/beta hydrolase — encoded protein: MPDLRVFLCDGILCDGFIWKYLWNDLAEIVPLTHWHYRGHGRSGAPHDPDRIDVAAHADDLMAVRRKVGDPPAVLVGHSMGCQVVLEGYRRHPKGVRGLVLICGTFGKLTSTFKGLPVLDMVLPKLLDLALKRPELVRALWSRIPPELAFNVAAKIGEIDLGQVSREDIMPYLQHVPHVELPLFLRMLRAAGEHTAGDFLAQIDVPTLILTGERDTFTPAFLAESMAKTIPDAELVVLKNGTHVAALEQHELVNAKIREFVQTRVLI